From the Bacteroidota bacterium genome, one window contains:
- a CDS encoding RepB family plasmid replication initiator protein — MPTPSASVQPEVLPARRGELKKHVGAVHVKGQLSLLQRKVSNVLLLRAYEDLPNPEVFEHEIRLQTLAEVAGFDSNDHALLREALEALAGTTITWNLLDAEGAEEWGVSTFLAQAVVKNGTCRYAPDLRRKLYNPEIYARINLSVQERFGSGYALALYENCVRFRKVGSTGWIDLDRWRDLLGVEPGQYDQFKYLNRDVLKPAVEEVNRYSDIRVEMDRKREKRRVVALKFSIQENDQLALDLAGSASRAAAQASAVGEFPRELPDPRALAPDADALLGPLQRRLVSFGLSQAQALDLSTEFDPDRVSRNLDHVEREIARRKDTARPVDRVAAFTIDAVRNDYAATSGTPAVVQEAEQKQARAKQAQAEKRRQREERKAQAAQAERERGEARDRALDEAFAALPEAERDALTARAVARLASEAPQVHAWYQDELAAGVAEDAMRPAVLSTLRAFRRDLIPGRPRSDA, encoded by the coding sequence ATGCCGACCCCGAGCGCCTCCGTCCAGCCCGAGGTCCTCCCCGCCCGACGTGGGGAGTTGAAAAAACACGTCGGTGCGGTCCACGTCAAAGGCCAGCTCTCGCTCCTTCAGCGGAAGGTCTCGAACGTCCTCCTCCTCCGCGCCTACGAGGACCTCCCCAACCCCGAGGTGTTCGAGCACGAGATCCGCCTCCAAACCCTCGCCGAGGTCGCGGGCTTCGACTCCAACGACCACGCGCTCCTCCGCGAGGCGCTCGAAGCGCTGGCGGGCACGACCATCACCTGGAACCTCCTCGATGCAGAGGGCGCCGAGGAGTGGGGCGTCTCCACCTTCCTCGCCCAGGCCGTCGTCAAAAACGGGACGTGCCGCTACGCCCCCGACCTCCGGCGCAAGCTCTACAACCCCGAGATCTACGCCCGGATCAACCTCTCGGTCCAGGAGCGCTTCGGGTCGGGCTACGCCCTCGCCCTCTACGAGAACTGCGTCCGCTTCCGCAAGGTCGGCTCGACGGGCTGGATCGACCTCGACCGCTGGCGCGACCTCCTCGGCGTCGAGCCCGGCCAGTACGACCAGTTCAAGTACCTCAACCGCGACGTGCTCAAACCGGCCGTCGAGGAGGTCAACCGCTACTCGGACATCCGCGTCGAGATGGACCGGAAGCGCGAGAAGCGCCGCGTCGTCGCCCTCAAGTTCTCGATCCAGGAGAACGACCAGCTCGCGCTCGACCTCGCCGGCTCGGCCTCCCGCGCCGCCGCCCAGGCGTCGGCCGTCGGCGAGTTCCCCCGCGAGCTTCCCGACCCCCGCGCCCTCGCGCCCGACGCCGACGCTCTCCTCGGCCCGCTCCAGCGCCGCCTCGTTTCGTTCGGGCTGAGCCAGGCCCAGGCCCTCGACCTCTCGACCGAGTTCGACCCCGACCGCGTCTCTCGCAACCTCGATCACGTCGAGCGCGAGATCGCGCGCCGCAAGGACACGGCCCGACCCGTGGACCGCGTCGCCGCGTTCACCATCGACGCCGTCCGCAACGACTACGCGGCCACGTCCGGCACGCCCGCCGTCGTCCAAGAGGCCGAGCAGAAGCAGGCTCGAGCGAAGCAGGCACAGGCCGAGAAGCGCCGCCAGCGCGAGGAGCGAAAGGCCCAGGCCGCGCAGGCGGAGCGCGAGAGGGGAGAGGCCCGTGACCGCGCCCTCGACGAGGCGTTCGCCGCGCTCCCCGAGGCGGAGCGGGACGCCCTCACCGCTCGCGCCGTCGCCCGCCTGGCGTCGGAGGCCCCGCAGGTCCACGCCTGGTACCAGGACGAGCTGGCAGCAGGCGTCGCTGAGGACGCCATGCGCCCGGCCGTCCTCTCGACGCTCCGCGCGTTCCGCCGCGATTTGATCCCCGGCCGACCGCGCTCAGACGCCTGA
- a CDS encoding Tn3 family transposase → MLLLEPPDLLAQPPQLVAVGVGAGGGRVGLLDPGADGRLDGRHNAVRDRWAADPYDPASVLGDDGEARLADLKAWLARRTRRVRLPDLLIEVDNALGFTRPLTTPTGSVDNRSAEAVCEAVSALIAFGCNLGPQTMAELTDGVSYDRIKRLADWHLHDDALRAALAAVVNGIAGLDTARVWGEGKTSSSDGQRFLFPRKTLRRTYSHRMSDYALEFYTFIADNYAPYFSTPIESAERDSGYVLDGLLYHESDLEIDEHYTDTHGYTEVQFAAFALLGKRFAPRIRGLHKQRVYRASDDAERYGPLWPMLSARDRRLRLRWIEEEWDRIGRFVCSLATGHTTASTAMKRVVAFGGANHFYRAFRELGRLVKTEYVLDYLGRPELRRRVRRGLLKSEEFHALARAVFYGKRGRADQRDFRRQASTASCLTLILACIVYWQIREIERVVGEAADDPAAPDFGLLAHVSPVQWENVTLYGAYDVRPELVRARSGLR, encoded by the coding sequence GTGCTCCTGCTGGAGCCGCCGGATCTCCTTGCGCAGCCGCCTCAGCTCGTCGCGGTCGGCGTCGGCGCTGGCGGCGGCCGGGTCGGCCTTCTCGATCCAGGCGCGGATGGTCGGCTCGACGGCCGGCACAACGCGGTCCGAGATCGTTGGGCAGCGGACCCCTACGACCCGGCAAGCGTCCTCGGCGACGACGGCGAGGCCCGGCTCGCGGATCTGAAGGCGTGGCTCGCGCGCCGGACGAGGCGGGTCCGACTTCCCGACCTCCTGATCGAGGTCGACAACGCGCTCGGCTTCACCCGGCCCCTCACGACACCCACGGGGAGCGTTGACAACCGCTCGGCCGAGGCCGTGTGCGAGGCCGTCTCGGCGCTCATCGCGTTCGGGTGCAACCTCGGGCCGCAGACGATGGCGGAGCTCACCGACGGGGTCAGCTACGACCGGATCAAGCGGCTCGCCGACTGGCACCTCCACGACGACGCGCTCCGGGCCGCGCTCGCGGCCGTCGTGAACGGGATCGCAGGCCTCGACACCGCCCGCGTTTGGGGCGAGGGGAAGACCTCGTCGTCGGACGGCCAGCGGTTCCTCTTCCCCCGGAAGACGCTCAGGCGGACGTACAGCCACCGCATGAGCGACTACGCCCTGGAGTTCTATACCTTCATCGCCGACAACTACGCGCCGTACTTCTCGACGCCCATCGAGAGCGCCGAGCGGGACTCGGGCTACGTCCTCGACGGGCTGCTCTACCACGAGTCCGACCTCGAGATCGACGAGCACTACACCGACACCCACGGCTACACCGAGGTGCAGTTCGCGGCGTTCGCACTTCTGGGGAAGCGGTTCGCGCCCCGCATTCGTGGCCTCCACAAGCAGCGGGTCTACCGGGCCTCCGACGACGCCGAGCGGTACGGCCCGCTCTGGCCCATGCTCTCCGCCCGCGACCGCAGGCTCCGGCTGAGGTGGATCGAGGAGGAGTGGGACCGGATCGGGCGGTTCGTGTGCTCGCTCGCCACCGGGCACACGACGGCGTCGACGGCCATGAAGCGGGTCGTCGCCTTCGGCGGGGCCAACCACTTCTACCGCGCGTTCCGCGAACTCGGGCGGCTCGTCAAGACGGAGTACGTCCTCGACTACCTCGGGCGGCCAGAACTCCGGCGGCGGGTCCGACGCGGGCTCCTGAAGTCGGAGGAGTTCCACGCGCTGGCGCGGGCGGTGTTCTACGGGAAGCGGGGGCGGGCGGACCAGCGGGACTTCCGGCGTCAGGCGTCGACGGCGAGCTGCCTCACGCTGATCCTCGCATGCATCGTCTACTGGCAGATCCGGGAGATCGAGCGCGTGGTCGGAGAGGCCGCAGACGATCCAGCCGCGCCGGACTTCGGGCTGTTGGCGCACGTGAGCCCGGTGCAGTGGGAGAACGTCACGCTCTATGGGGCCTACGACGTCCGGCCCGAGCTCGTCCGTGCGCGGTCAGGTCTGAGGTGA
- a CDS encoding transglutaminase domain-containing protein — protein sequence MARSALPPRTTWVLAVVVVLAGCAPSPSGGSIPVSPVAEWAGGLAGAAAGERYGAGRAALGDRLTARVDRRADAVARSVPVSARGSVRSLADHLSAHAGPTMRGRTRAAFRFVADHVAYDVAAVRSGPRPSQHPRVVLGSGSAVCEGYARLLVTLLDAMGLEVAYVTGWADLVGPGGGGGHAWVAVRLADGWYLMDPTWAAGGVNSGGRFVRRFDAAWWLVSPERMVRTHRPFDRRWRLGA from the coding sequence ATGGCCCGCTCCGCCCTCCCCCCCCGCACGACGTGGGTCCTTGCCGTCGTGGTCGTCCTCGCCGGGTGTGCGCCGTCGCCGTCCGGCGGGTCGATCCCGGTCTCGCCCGTGGCCGAGTGGGCCGGCGGGCTTGCAGGAGCGGCGGCGGGCGAGCGGTACGGGGCAGGTCGGGCGGCTCTGGGCGATCGGTTGACCGCGCGCGTGGACCGCCGGGCCGACGCCGTCGCGCGGTCGGTGCCTGTGAGCGCGCGGGGGTCCGTGCGCTCTCTGGCCGACCACCTGTCGGCCCACGCCGGCCCGACGATGCGCGGACGGACGCGGGCGGCGTTCCGGTTTGTGGCCGACCACGTGGCGTACGACGTCGCGGCGGTTCGGAGCGGGCCGCGCCCCTCGCAGCACCCCCGGGTCGTCCTGGGGTCGGGGTCCGCCGTGTGCGAGGGGTACGCGCGCTTGCTGGTCACGCTGCTCGACGCGATGGGCCTGGAGGTGGCGTACGTGACCGGCTGGGCCGACCTGGTGGGTCCGGGCGGCGGCGGGGGCCACGCCTGGGTCGCGGTTCGTCTCGCCGACGGGTGGTACTTGATGGACCCAACGTGGGCGGCCGGCGGAGTGAACTCTGGCGGCCGGTTCGTGCGGCGGTTCGACGCGGCGTGGTGGCTGGTGTCGCCAGAGCGGATGGTCCGGACGCATCGTCCGTTCGACCGGCGGTGGCGCCTTGGCGCCTGA
- a CDS encoding DUF87 domain-containing protein: protein MDLLTIGLDFPPCAPTGVRLHAVGLGEVDEMLARYGPAFDGVLIAAGLPGAEAAVAALLPGVPVAVVAAGGLGGGSGNADRAVVEMLTRTGAVGPGPLVGGGGVADGTAWMPSERSVRSVSAWPLAALGRVGGPVGQALARSWRATLADVVGRQTEGCGVAVRYVVRGGTLGVGVVVWGEGVEPSEAVGRREALERALAPLLAPTRSDAERPYVFGRPSGERSALLLGAGGVDRAVRLRAPSAGEIIGQLGPVPWEPSVVLEGAEGLDQPTAAATAAVGPLVRVMRDAGVGGCIEVAVTPAPLSAAERAAALAFVRAVRDEGSAAVRRAVARAAQLAVEGTRTLRVRVTAAGEGSVPEALLVEAARACVGDPATVDALAVEVERGGGAVWFGNADGGGPLVERAPPDEAGRRFALPVPEGRGLWGMPVAPPPLPAALPTHGVRIGTVVDSSAGGALVRLPDDALRRHLYVVGASGTGKSQFLVHLASRRAAEGRAVLVIDPHGDTTSRVARSVHAAGREVVEVDLGDPESPWRLNPIEVDPAVPNARSVLAEALLDLFGQLWDMQEAGGPMFETYFRNALYLTMSKGSEPGTLRDVWRVFSDESFRTELLLGCEDREVVRFWTRTAGRAGGEASLENIAPYVLSKLSPLVSNDALAHLVAAPRSTLDVGELLEGGSCVVVRLDKGRLGSYGSRLAGTVLLSRVLLAAMRRPSDADDALVVVDEFQNFVTPQMGELLAEARKFRVQFALAHQTLAQVPERLLQTVLGNAGNICVFRPGVHDATRLAPYLAPEYNVERLLALPNFRAASRVLVAGAPSAAFELRSDPPE from the coding sequence ATGGACCTGTTGACGATCGGCCTAGATTTCCCGCCCTGTGCGCCGACGGGCGTTCGCCTCCACGCCGTGGGCCTCGGCGAGGTGGACGAGATGCTCGCCAGGTACGGCCCCGCCTTCGACGGGGTGCTGATCGCGGCTGGGCTCCCCGGGGCGGAGGCCGCTGTCGCGGCGCTGCTGCCTGGCGTGCCCGTGGCCGTGGTCGCCGCTGGCGGCCTGGGGGGCGGCTCCGGGAACGCCGACCGGGCCGTAGTGGAGATGCTGACCCGGACGGGCGCCGTAGGGCCGGGGCCGTTGGTCGGGGGCGGGGGCGTCGCCGACGGGACCGCTTGGATGCCGAGTGAGCGCAGCGTGCGGTCGGTGTCGGCATGGCCGCTGGCGGCCCTGGGCCGCGTGGGCGGGCCGGTGGGCCAAGCGCTCGCTCGGTCGTGGCGGGCGACGCTCGCCGACGTGGTCGGGCGGCAGACCGAGGGGTGCGGTGTCGCCGTGCGGTATGTGGTCCGGGGCGGCACCCTCGGCGTGGGCGTCGTGGTGTGGGGCGAGGGCGTCGAGCCGTCGGAGGCGGTCGGTCGGCGGGAGGCCTTGGAGCGGGCACTGGCGCCCCTGTTGGCGCCGACCAGGAGCGACGCGGAGCGGCCGTACGTATTCGGGCGGCCGTCGGGTGAGCGGTCGGCCCTGTTACTCGGGGCCGGCGGCGTGGACCGGGCCGTCCGTCTGCGGGCGCCCTCGGCCGGAGAAATCATCGGGCAACTGGGACCGGTGCCGTGGGAGCCGAGCGTCGTGCTTGAGGGTGCAGAGGGGCTCGACCAGCCGACGGCCGCCGCGACTGCGGCCGTGGGGCCGCTCGTTCGCGTGATGCGGGACGCGGGGGTCGGCGGGTGCATCGAGGTGGCCGTCACGCCCGCCCCGTTGTCGGCGGCCGAGCGCGCGGCAGCGCTGGCGTTCGTGCGTGCCGTACGAGACGAGGGGAGCGCCGCCGTGCGGAGAGCGGTCGCCCGCGCGGCCCAGCTCGCGGTCGAGGGCACACGGACCCTCCGGGTGCGGGTGACGGCCGCGGGCGAGGGCAGCGTGCCGGAGGCGCTCCTGGTGGAGGCCGCGCGGGCGTGCGTCGGCGACCCTGCGACGGTAGACGCACTTGCGGTTGAGGTCGAGCGTGGAGGCGGGGCCGTGTGGTTCGGCAACGCAGACGGTGGCGGTCCGCTGGTCGAGCGGGCGCCCCCAGACGAGGCCGGGCGGCGGTTCGCGCTGCCCGTGCCCGAAGGGCGCGGGCTGTGGGGGATGCCCGTCGCGCCGCCGCCTCTGCCAGCGGCGCTGCCCACGCACGGCGTCCGGATCGGAACGGTGGTCGACTCCTCAGCCGGTGGGGCCCTGGTGCGACTGCCCGACGACGCGCTCCGTCGGCACCTCTACGTCGTCGGCGCGAGTGGGACCGGCAAGAGCCAGTTCCTGGTGCACCTGGCGTCGCGGCGAGCCGCCGAGGGCCGCGCTGTCCTCGTGATCGACCCGCACGGCGACACCACGTCGCGCGTCGCGCGGTCGGTGCACGCAGCGGGCCGGGAGGTCGTTGAGGTAGACCTGGGCGACCCTGAGAGCCCATGGCGGCTGAACCCCATCGAGGTCGACCCCGCGGTCCCGAACGCCCGGAGCGTGCTGGCGGAGGCGCTCCTGGACCTGTTCGGGCAACTCTGGGACATGCAGGAGGCGGGCGGCCCCATGTTCGAGACGTACTTCCGGAACGCCCTTTACCTAACGATGTCGAAAGGAAGCGAACCGGGCACGCTGCGCGACGTGTGGCGCGTCTTCTCGGACGAATCGTTCCGGACAGAGCTTTTGCTGGGGTGCGAGGACCGCGAGGTGGTCCGGTTCTGGACACGGACGGCAGGCCGAGCCGGGGGTGAAGCGTCGCTCGAGAACATTGCCCCGTACGTGCTGTCGAAGCTGTCGCCCCTCGTCTCGAACGACGCGCTGGCACACCTGGTGGCTGCGCCGCGATCGACGCTGGACGTGGGTGAGTTGCTGGAGGGCGGGTCGTGCGTGGTCGTACGGCTGGACAAGGGGCGGCTAGGGTCGTACGGGTCGCGCCTCGCCGGAACGGTCCTGCTGTCGCGTGTCTTGCTGGCCGCGATGCGGCGCCCGAGCGACGCCGACGACGCCCTCGTGGTGGTCGACGAGTTCCAAAACTTCGTGACGCCGCAGATGGGCGAGCTGTTGGCTGAGGCGCGGAAGTTCAGGGTCCAGTTCGCGCTGGCGCATCAGACGCTCGCGCAGGTCCCGGAGCGGCTGTTGCAGACCGTGCTCGGGAATGCGGGCAACATCTGCGTGTTTCGGCCGGGCGTCCACGACGCGACCCGGCTGGCGCCGTACCTAGCGCCGGAGTACAACGTGGAGCGGTTGCTGGCACTCCCCAACTTCAGGGCGGCGAGCCGGGTGCTGGTGGCCGGGGCGCCGAGCGCGGCATTCGAGCTCAGGAGCGATCCACCGGAGTAG